Proteins encoded together in one Pseudomonas sp. ADAK13 window:
- the rpmA gene encoding 50S ribosomal protein L27, which produces MAHKKAGGSTRNGRDSEAKRLGVKMYGGQVIIPGNIIVRQRGTQFHAGYGVGMGKDHTLFAKIDGVIKFEVKGAFNRRYVSIVPKTEVVAA; this is translated from the coding sequence ATGGCACACAAAAAAGCTGGTGGTAGTACCCGTAACGGTCGCGACTCAGAAGCCAAACGCCTTGGCGTGAAGATGTATGGCGGCCAGGTTATCATTCCGGGCAACATCATCGTGCGTCAGCGCGGCACCCAATTCCACGCCGGTTACGGTGTTGGCATGGGTAAAGATCACACTCTGTTCGCTAAAATCGACGGCGTGATCAAGTTTGAAGTAAAAGGCGCTTTCAACCGCCGTTACGTGAGCATTGTCCCGAAGACTGAAGTCGTCGCGGCATAA
- the rplU gene encoding 50S ribosomal protein L21: MSYAVIVTGGKQYKVAPGEYLKIEKLEIATGESVTFDRVLLVANGDDVNIGAPVVAGATVVAEVISQGRHDKVRIIKFRRRKHHMKRMGHRQWYTEIKITGIQA, translated from the coding sequence ATGTCGTACGCAGTAATTGTTACTGGTGGCAAGCAATACAAGGTCGCCCCAGGTGAATACCTGAAGATCGAGAAGCTGGAAATCGCTACTGGCGAATCCGTTACCTTTGATCGCGTTCTGTTGGTCGCCAATGGCGATGACGTGAACATCGGCGCTCCAGTTGTTGCAGGCGCTACCGTTGTGGCTGAAGTGATCTCCCAAGGTCGTCACGATAAAGTCCGCATCATCAAGTTCCGTCGTCGTAAGCACCACATGAAGCGTATGGGCCACCGCCAGTGGTACACCGAGATCAAAATCACCGGTATTCAGGCTTAA
- a CDS encoding polyprenyl synthetase family protein, whose translation MQPQAFYRAVADDFSAVDGIIKKQLTSKVPLVSKIGDYITSAGGKRLRPLLVLLCGKALGREGDDLRLLAATIEFLHTATLLHDDVVDMSGMRRGRETANAMWGNAPSVLVGDFLYSRSFEMMVELGSMPVMKILSQATRIIAEGEVLQLSKVRDASTTEETYMEVIRGKTAMLFEASTHSAAALCEATPEQSEALRTFGDHLGVAFQLVDDLLDYRGDAETLGKNVGDDLAEGKPTLPLIYTMREGTPEQAALVRKAIQKGGIEDLESIREAVEASGSLEYTAQLARDYVARAIQCLEALPASEYRDALVELSEFAVARTH comes from the coding sequence ATGCAACCCCAAGCTTTCTACCGCGCGGTGGCGGACGATTTTAGCGCCGTCGACGGCATCATCAAGAAGCAGCTGACTTCTAAAGTGCCGCTGGTCTCCAAAATTGGCGACTACATTACGTCGGCCGGCGGTAAACGCCTGCGTCCTTTATTAGTGTTGCTGTGTGGCAAGGCCCTCGGCCGCGAAGGCGATGACCTGCGCCTGCTGGCCGCGACCATCGAGTTCCTGCACACCGCCACCCTGCTGCACGACGACGTGGTCGACATGTCCGGCATGCGCCGCGGTCGCGAGACGGCCAACGCGATGTGGGGCAACGCGCCAAGCGTGCTGGTGGGCGACTTCCTGTACTCACGTTCCTTCGAAATGATGGTCGAGCTGGGCTCGATGCCGGTGATGAAGATTCTTTCACAGGCCACGCGCATCATCGCCGAAGGCGAAGTGTTGCAGCTGTCGAAGGTTCGCGACGCCAGCACCACCGAAGAAACCTACATGGAAGTGATTCGCGGCAAAACCGCGATGCTCTTCGAAGCCTCGACCCACAGTGCCGCGGCCCTGTGCGAAGCGACGCCCGAGCAGAGCGAAGCCCTGCGCACCTTCGGCGATCACCTGGGCGTAGCCTTCCAGCTCGTGGACGACCTGCTGGATTATCGCGGCGACGCCGAAACCCTGGGCAAGAACGTCGGTGACGACCTGGCCGAGGGCAAGCCGACCTTGCCGCTGATCTACACCATGCGCGAAGGCACGCCGGAACAGGCCGCCCTGGTGCGCAAGGCGATCCAGAAAGGCGGGATCGAAGACCTGGAAAGCATCCGTGAAGCCGTGGAAGCCTCGGGCTCCCTCGAATACACCGCACAACTGGCCCGTGACTACGTCGCTCGCGCCATCCAATGCCTGGAAGCCCTTCCAGCCAGCGAATACCGGGACGCCCTGGTTGAGCTGAGTGAGTTTGCGGTCGCACGCACCCACTGA
- a CDS encoding zinc ribbon domain-containing protein YjdM produces MSTLPPCPKCNSEYTYEDGAQLICPECAHEWAVGGEAEAASDESVKKDSVGNVLQDGDTITVIKDLKVKGTSLVVKVGTKVKNIRLCDGDHDIDCKIDGIGPMKLKSEFVRKV; encoded by the coding sequence GTGAGCACGTTGCCACCCTGCCCGAAATGCAATTCCGAATACACCTACGAAGACGGCGCCCAGCTGATTTGCCCGGAATGCGCCCATGAGTGGGCCGTCGGAGGCGAAGCCGAGGCTGCCAGCGATGAATCCGTGAAAAAAGACTCTGTGGGCAACGTCCTGCAGGACGGCGACACCATCACCGTGATCAAGGACCTCAAGGTCAAGGGCACCTCTCTGGTGGTCAAGGTCGGCACCAAGGTGAAAAACATCCGCCTGTGCGACGGCGACCACGATATCGACTGCAAGATCGACGGTATCGGCCCGATGAAACTCAAGTCCGAGTTCGTACGCAAAGTCTGA
- a CDS encoding PA4570 family protein, with product MTYLIDAWLDRPHPYLRILHRETGEVCAVLEEEALSELQDQGDLDVNGLSSSEPGVLKEVVRNLFLFCYARALRPVTDLNGKFHP from the coding sequence ATGACTTATTTGATTGATGCCTGGCTGGACCGCCCACACCCTTACCTGCGAATCCTTCATCGGGAAACCGGGGAAGTCTGCGCGGTGCTGGAAGAAGAAGCGCTAAGTGAACTGCAGGATCAGGGCGACCTGGACGTCAATGGCCTGAGCTCCAGCGAACCTGGGGTGTTGAAGGAGGTGGTGAGAAATCTGTTTCTGTTCTGCTATGCCCGGGCATTGCGCCCGGTGACGGATCTCAATGGCAAGTTTCATCCATGA
- a CDS encoding FKBP-type peptidyl-prolyl cis-trans isomerase, whose translation MSEVNLSTDETRVSYGIGRQLGDQLRDNPPPGVSLDAILAGLTDAFAGKPSRVDQEQMAASFKVIREIMQAEAAAKAEAAAGEGLAFLAENAKRDGITTLASGLQFEVLTAGSGAKPTREDQVRTHYHGTLIDGTVFDSSYERGQPAEFPVGGVIAGWTEALQLMNAGSKWRLYVPSELAYGAQGVGSIPPHSVLVFDVELLDVL comes from the coding sequence ATGTCCGAAGTTAACTTGTCCACCGACGAAACCCGCGTGAGCTACGGCATTGGCCGTCAGTTGGGCGACCAACTGCGCGACAACCCGCCACCGGGCGTGAGCCTGGACGCGATCCTGGCTGGCCTGACCGACGCTTTCGCCGGCAAGCCAAGCCGTGTGGACCAAGAGCAAATGGCCGCCAGCTTCAAGGTCATCCGCGAAATCATGCAAGCCGAAGCGGCTGCAAAGGCTGAAGCCGCTGCTGGCGAAGGCCTGGCTTTCCTGGCTGAAAACGCCAAGCGTGACGGCATCACCACCCTGGCTTCCGGCCTGCAATTTGAAGTGCTGACCGCAGGTTCTGGCGCCAAGCCAACCCGTGAAGACCAAGTGCGCACTCATTACCACGGCACCCTGATCGACGGCACTGTGTTCGACAGCTCCTACGAGCGCGGCCAGCCTGCAGAATTCCCGGTTGGCGGCGTGATCGCCGGCTGGACCGAAGCCCTGCAACTGATGAATGCCGGCAGCAAATGGCGCCTGTACGTGCCGAGCGAACTGGCTTACGGCGCTCAAGGCGTTGGCAGCATCCCGCCGCACAGCGTTCTGGTGTTCGACGTCGAGCTGCTCGACGTTCTGTAA
- a CDS encoding DUF6482 family protein, with protein MNLQELYAYATVGRIDQLSLISLEGGIYVLEARMQGRAYPLGDDQGKTLHLRSVEHARQLLHKHAMPKMPFELVHTSVHDEMCGMPPSAEESLRLPIAIHSAW; from the coding sequence ATGAACCTGCAAGAGCTGTATGCCTACGCCACGGTGGGCCGTATTGACCAATTGAGCCTGATCTCCCTCGAAGGCGGTATCTACGTGCTGGAAGCCCGCATGCAGGGCAGGGCGTACCCGTTGGGTGATGACCAGGGCAAAACCCTGCACCTGCGTTCGGTGGAGCACGCGCGCCAACTGCTGCACAAGCACGCGATGCCGAAAATGCCGTTTGAGCTGGTGCACACCTCGGTGCACGACGAAATGTGCGGCATGCCGCCCAGCGCCGAGGAAAGCCTGCGCTTGCCGATCGCCATCCACTCCGCCTGGTAA
- a CDS encoding TIGR00645 family protein — protein sequence MERFIENAMYASRWLLAPIYFGLSLGLLALGLKFFQEVFHVIPMVFSMSESDVILVLLSLIDMALVGGLLVMVMISGYENFVSQLDIDESKEKLNWLGTMDSSSLKMKVAASIVAISSIHLLRVFMDAKNVDPEHLKWYVIIHMTFVVSAFAMGYLDKVTKH from the coding sequence ATGGAACGCTTTATCGAAAATGCGATGTATGCCTCACGCTGGCTGTTGGCGCCGATTTATTTCGGTTTGTCCCTGGGCCTGCTGGCGCTGGGTCTGAAGTTCTTCCAGGAAGTGTTTCATGTGATTCCCATGGTGTTCTCCATGAGTGAGTCGGATGTGATCCTGGTGCTGCTGTCGTTGATCGACATGGCGCTGGTGGGCGGCCTGCTGGTGATGGTGATGATCAGTGGCTACGAGAACTTCGTCTCCCAGCTGGACATCGACGAAAGCAAGGAAAAGCTCAACTGGCTGGGGACCATGGATTCCTCGTCGCTGAAGATGAAGGTCGCGGCGTCCATCGTGGCGATTTCGTCGATCCACTTGCTGCGGGTCTTCATGGACGCCAAGAACGTCGACCCCGAGCACCTGAAGTGGTACGTGATCATTCACATGACCTTCGTGGTGTCGGCGTTTGCGATGGGCTACCTGGACAAAGTCACCAAGCACTAA
- a CDS encoding PA4575 family protein produces MSRNLCLTRQCLGLVTRIECSIRPLAGDTGMWTLLFAAGMTGEQPSTIKSQGPFHGPFVAQTILDSIVESLTLHGYELADDPQIWCLHLQAHLRQLNGGRQTALSDIR; encoded by the coding sequence ATGTCGCGCAACCTCTGCCTCACCCGCCAGTGCCTGGGCCTGGTTACTCGTATCGAATGTTCCATTCGCCCTCTCGCCGGGGATACCGGGATGTGGACCTTGTTGTTTGCCGCCGGAATGACTGGCGAACAGCCCTCCACCATCAAGTCTCAAGGCCCGTTTCACGGACCTTTCGTGGCACAAACCATCCTCGATTCGATTGTCGAAAGCCTGACCCTGCACGGGTACGAACTGGCCGACGACCCGCAGATCTGGTGCCTGCACCTCCAGGCGCACTTGCGACAGCTCAATGGCGGGCGGCAAACGGCGTTGAGTGATATCCGCTAA
- a CDS encoding Lon protease family protein — protein sequence MPDPVAASLRLAPEALTRPFSAEQFSFSTTNDLEPFRGVLGQERAVEALQFGVAMPRPGYNVFVMGEPGTGRFSFVKRYLKAEGKRLQTPADWVYVNNFDEPREPRALELPAGGAAAFISDINGLIDNLVATFPAVFEHPTYQQRKSAIDRAFNQRYDRALDVIERLALEKDVALYRDSSNIAFTPMLDGKALDEAEFSQLPEADRERFHTDISELEERLNEELASLPQWKRESNNQMRQFNEETITLALQPLLAPLSEKYAENAAVCGYLQAMQVYLLKTVVEQLVDDAKTDAQARKLLEEQYCPSLVVGHPVNGGAPVVFEPHPTYDNLFGRIEYSTDQGALYTTYRQLRPGALHRANGGFLILEAEKMLSEPFVWDALKRALQSRKLKMESPLGELGRLATVTLNPQVIPLQLKVIIIGSRQLYYALQDADPDFQEMFRVLVDFDEDIPMVDESLEQFAQLLKTRTSEEGMAPLTSDAVARLATYSARLAENQGRLSARIGDLFQLVSEADFIRHLAGDERTDAGHIERALKAKATRTGRVSARILDDMLAGVILIDTAGAAVGKCNGLTVLEVGDSAFGVPARISATVYPGGSGIVDIEREVNLGQPIHSKGVMILTGYLGSRYAQEFPLAISASIALEQSYGYVDGDSASLGEACTLISALSKTPLKQCFAITGSINQFGEVQAVGGVNEKIEGFFRLCEARGLTGEQGAIIPQANVATLMLDEKVLQAVRDGQFHVYAVRQADEALSLLVGEPAGSPDEEGQFPEGSVNARVVERLRAIAEMISEDDLKEAEKELAQEALAETKPV from the coding sequence ATGCCTGATCCTGTTGCTGCCAGCTTGCGTCTAGCGCCTGAAGCGCTGACTCGTCCTTTTTCCGCTGAACAGTTCAGCTTCTCGACCACCAATGATTTGGAGCCCTTTCGCGGTGTGCTTGGCCAGGAACGTGCGGTCGAAGCCTTGCAGTTTGGTGTGGCCATGCCACGCCCCGGTTACAACGTATTTGTGATGGGCGAGCCCGGGACCGGCCGCTTTTCGTTCGTCAAACGCTACCTCAAGGCCGAAGGCAAACGCCTGCAGACCCCGGCCGACTGGGTCTACGTCAATAATTTCGATGAGCCTCGCGAGCCCCGCGCGCTGGAACTGCCTGCGGGCGGTGCTGCCGCGTTCATCAGCGACATCAACGGCTTGATCGACAACCTGGTCGCGACCTTTCCGGCGGTGTTCGAACACCCGACGTATCAACAGCGCAAAAGCGCCATCGACCGTGCCTTCAACCAGCGTTACGACCGTGCCCTGGATGTGATCGAGCGCCTGGCCCTGGAAAAGGACGTGGCGCTGTACCGTGACAGCAGCAACATCGCCTTTACCCCGATGCTCGACGGCAAGGCGCTGGACGAGGCCGAGTTTTCGCAGTTGCCGGAAGCCGACCGCGAGCGTTTCCACACCGATATTTCCGAACTGGAAGAACGGCTCAACGAAGAGCTCGCCAGCCTGCCCCAGTGGAAGCGCGAGTCCAATAACCAGATGCGCCAGTTCAACGAAGAAACCATCACCCTGGCCTTGCAGCCACTGTTGGCGCCGTTGTCCGAGAAGTACGCGGAGAACGCGGCCGTCTGCGGCTACTTGCAGGCCATGCAGGTGTACCTGCTGAAAACCGTGGTCGAGCAGTTGGTGGATGACGCGAAAACCGACGCCCAGGCCCGCAAGTTGCTGGAAGAGCAGTACTGCCCGAGCCTGGTGGTGGGCCATCCGGTCAACGGTGGCGCGCCGGTGGTATTCGAGCCGCACCCGACCTACGACAACCTGTTCGGCCGTATTGAATACAGCACCGACCAGGGCGCGCTCTACACCACCTATCGGCAGTTGCGGCCGGGCGCGCTGCACCGGGCCAACGGCGGTTTCCTGATCCTCGAAGCCGAGAAAATGCTCAGCGAGCCGTTTGTGTGGGACGCCCTCAAGCGTGCCCTGCAGTCGCGCAAGCTGAAGATGGAATCACCGTTGGGCGAACTGGGCCGCCTGGCCACCGTGACCCTCAACCCGCAAGTGATCCCGTTGCAGCTCAAGGTCATCATCATCGGCTCCCGCCAGCTGTACTACGCGTTGCAAGACGCGGATCCGGACTTCCAGGAGATGTTCCGGGTGCTGGTGGATTTTGACGAAGACATTCCGATGGTGGATGAAAGCCTGGAGCAGTTTGCACAGTTGCTGAAAACCCGCACCTCGGAAGAAGGCATGGCGCCGTTGACCTCGGACGCTGTGGCGCGGCTGGCGACCTACAGCGCGCGGCTGGCGGAGAACCAGGGGCGCCTGTCGGCGCGTATTGGCGATTTGTTCCAGTTGGTCAGCGAGGCGGATTTCATTCGCCACCTGGCGGGCGATGAGCGCACGGATGCCGGGCACATCGAGCGCGCGCTCAAGGCCAAGGCCACGCGCACCGGGCGGGTGTCGGCGCGGATTCTCGACGACATGCTCGCCGGGGTGATCCTGATCGACACCGCCGGTGCCGCGGTGGGCAAGTGCAACGGGCTGACAGTGTTGGAGGTCGGTGACTCGGCATTCGGTGTGCCGGCGCGGATTTCTGCCACGGTGTACCCGGGCGGCAGCGGCATCGTCGATATTGAGCGCGAAGTTAACCTCGGCCAGCCGATTCACTCCAAGGGCGTGATGATCCTCACCGGTTATCTGGGCAGCCGTTATGCCCAGGAATTCCCGCTGGCGATCTCGGCGAGTATCGCCCTGGAGCAGTCCTACGGTTACGTCGACGGCGACAGTGCGTCCCTGGGCGAGGCGTGCACCTTGATCTCGGCCCTGTCGAAGACGCCGCTCAAGCAGTGCTTTGCCATCACCGGTTCCATCAACCAGTTTGGTGAAGTGCAGGCGGTGGGTGGGGTCAACGAGAAGATCGAAGGTTTCTTCCGCCTCTGTGAAGCCCGCGGGCTGACCGGCGAGCAGGGCGCGATCATTCCCCAGGCCAACGTCGCGACGCTGATGCTTGATGAGAAGGTGTTGCAGGCCGTGCGGGACGGGCAATTCCACGTCTACGCCGTGCGTCAGGCTGACGAAGCCCTGAGCCTGCTGGTGGGCGAGCCGGCGGGGTCGCCGGACGAGGAGGGGCAATTCCCGGAAGGCAGCGTCAACGCGCGGGTGGTGGAGCGCCTGCGGGCGATTGCCGAGATGATCAGCGAAGATGATCTGAAGGAAGCCGAGAAGGAGCTGGCGCAGGAGGCGTTGGCTGAGACCAAGCCCGTGTGA
- a CDS encoding DUF3015 domain-containing protein has protein sequence MKRILLGTLFTVVSLNAMAEAPGGPNCGWGNMLFEGQRGTPAHFLASTTNGTSGNATFGMTSGTNGCNTNSALTYGGKSWIAMNGMMNELSEDMAKGNGEALTTYAVVLGVAPEDREHFAAVTHEHFQQIFSKADVTADDVHNNTLAVLKGDTRLAKYATQA, from the coding sequence ATGAAACGGATCCTTCTTGGTACTCTCTTCACCGTAGTCTCCCTCAATGCAATGGCTGAAGCGCCAGGTGGCCCGAACTGCGGTTGGGGCAACATGTTGTTCGAAGGCCAACGCGGCACTCCCGCTCACTTCCTGGCTTCCACCACCAACGGTACCTCGGGGAACGCCACTTTCGGCATGACCTCGGGCACTAACGGCTGTAACACCAACAGCGCACTGACCTACGGTGGCAAATCGTGGATTGCCATGAATGGCATGATGAACGAGCTGTCCGAAGACATGGCCAAAGGTAACGGCGAAGCGCTGACTACCTACGCCGTGGTACTGGGTGTTGCTCCTGAAGACCGCGAGCACTTTGCCGCGGTGACTCACGAGCACTTCCAGCAAATCTTCAGCAAAGCTGACGTAACCGCTGATGACGTGCACAACAACACCCTGGCCGTACTGAAAGGCGACACCCGCCTGGCGAAATACGCTACCCAGGCTTAA